The DNA segment GAAGATCATAAAAATAGCAAAAAATATTATTAAATTTAAATAAAATCTAATATCTAAAACATTAAAAATCTCTCTTAACAAACAATAATTGTGGCTTATTTGTTAAGAGAGATTTTTATAATATATATTTTAGTTGTTTTATACTATCTATTCTAATATCAGCTTCATCTAATTCACCAAGTTTATGAAATCCATAATTACAACCTATAGTTAAAATATTATTTTTCTTTCCTGCTTCTATATCCTGAAATCTATCTCCTATCATAACCATATCTATAGGATATTTCTTCTTTAATTTAGCTAAAATTTCATGTTTAGAAATGTAATCATATTCTTCAGAACAAGCCATTTCTACAAAGTAACTATTTAATCCAAATATTTCTTTTGCCTTATCTCTATAACCTATACTACAGTTACTAAGAAATACTAAATTATATCCCTTAGCTTTTAAATACCTAAGAGTTTCTATTGCATGTGGATATAATACTGCTTTTCTAGAATTTATTTGACTAACCATTTCTCTACCTATTATTTTACTTGCTTTATCTCTAATATCTGTATCAATATCTGGCATAAATTCTTCCCACATTGCTTTGCTACTAAATCCTAGCCAATATGAAATTTCTTCATCATTCCATTTTTTCTCCGGAGCTTCACCTATATTAACTAGATAATTATAAGCTTTTCTAAAGGCAGGTCCATAAATCTTTATACTATTATGAATAGTTCCATCATAATCTAAAAATATTGTTTTTATATTTTCAAACATATTGATTTTACCTATATTTCTCTTAATAAATTTGCCATCTCTATTGCTGTAATAGCTGCTTCAGCCCCTTTATTTCCTGCTTTTGTCCCTGCCCTTTCTATAGCTTGCTCAATAGTATCAGTTGTAAGTACTCCAAATATAACTGGAAGTTCTGTTTCTAAAGATACATTTGCAATTCCTTTTGAAACTTCACTTGATACATAATCAAAATGTGGTGTAGCTCCTCTAATAACAGCACCTATACATATTACACCATCATATTTTTCTGACTTAGTCAATTTTTTAGCCACTAAAGGCATTTCAAATGCTCCAGGTACCCAAATAATTTCAATATCTTCTTCTTCAACCCCATGACGTTTAAAAGCATCTATAGCTCCAGACAATAATTTACTTCCTATAAACTCATTAAATCTTCCTACTACTATAGAGAATTTTAACCCTTTAGCAATTAAATTTCCTTCGTATGTTTTCATTTACTTTTCCTCCTTAAAATTTAGCATGTGCCCCATTTTTTTCTTTTTAGTTTTTAAATAATATTCATTTCTTTCATTATGATTCATCTGAATAGGTACTCTTTCTACAACTTCTATTCCATATCCTGAAATTCCTGATAATTTTTTAGGATTATTAGTCATAAGCTTTACCTTTCTTACACCTAAATCAGATAATATTTGAGCACCAATACCATAATCTCTCATATCTTCTGGAAAACCAAGAGCTATATTAGCTTCTACTGTATCCATTCCTTTATCTTGTAGAGCATAAGCTTTAATCTTATTTATCAGACCAATTCCTCTTCCTTCTTGACGCATATAAAGTAATATTCCTCTTCCTTCTTGTTCAATATTTTTCATAGCTGCAGCAAATTGATCTCCACAGTCACATCTAAGAGAACCAAAGGCATCTCCTGTTAAACATTCTGAATGTACTCTTACTAATACTGGCTTTTCATCAGATACATCTCCTTTAACTAGAGCTACATGATGTTCTCTATTTAATTTGTTAACATATCCTACTATTTTAAATTCTCCATATTTAGTAGGCATAAAAGCCTCTGATGCTCTTTCTATTAAAGATTCATTTTTTCTTCTATATTTAATTAAGTCTGCTATAGTTATTATTTTTAAATTATGTTCTTTTACATATTCCATAAGTTCAGGTACCCTAGCCATTGTTCCATCTTCATTCATAATTTCACATATAACACCTGCAGGATATAAATTAGCTAACTTTGCTAAATCTACTGCTGCTTCTGTATGACCTGCTCTTTTTAATACACCACCTTCTTTTGCTACTAAAGGGAATATATGTCCTGGCCTATTAAAATCATTTGATATTGCAGTAGTATCTATTAATTTTTGAACTGTCATGGCTCTTTCTTCTGCTGAAATACCAGTGGTAGTTTCTGTAGAGTCAACAGATACTGTAAAAGCTGTTTCCTTTGGATCCGTATTTACAGATACCATTGGATAAATATCTAACTCATTAACTCTTTCTTTTGTCATAGGAGTACATATAAGCCCTCTACCATATTTAGCCATGAAGTTTATCTCCTCAGCAGTTGCTTTTTCAGCTGCCATTAATAAGTCCCCTTCATTTTCCCTATTTTCATCATCTACTACTACAATCATTTTCCCAGCTTTAATATCTTCAATTGCTTCTTCTATTGTATTAAATTTATACATTGTGTCACCTTCCTTTATACAAATCCATTTTCTTTTAAAAAATTTATATCTATTAAACTTTTTGGTTGATCCAATTTTTCAAATGTCATAAATCTTTCAATATATTTTCCAACCATATCAAATTCTAAATTTACTTCGTTTCCCACTTTTTTACTTAATAATATAGTTTCCTCTTTAGTTAATGGTATAATTGAAACTTTGAAAATATTATCATCTACTAAAGCTACTGTTAAACTAGTTCCATCAATAGCTATAGAACCTTTATTAATGATATACTTCATAACTTCATAAGTAGATTCTATAGATACCCAAGTAGCATTATCTTCTTCTTCTATACCTTTAATAATACCTACTCCATCTATATGTCCAGATACAATATGTCCTCCAAATCTATCTCCTAATTTCATTGCTCTTTCAAGATTAACTCTACTTCCAGAATTTAAATCTTTTAAATTACTACGTCTCATTGTTTCAGGCATAACATCTATAGTGAAGGTGTTTTTACCAAAATCTACAACTGTAAGACATACTCCATTAGTACTTATGCTATCACCTAGATGTATTCCCTCTAAAACTTTCTGTGCTTTAACAGTTATTTGAGATGAATTAATACCCTTTACAATCTTATCAACTATTCCTATTTCTTCTATAAGTCCTGTAAACATTTATCTATCTTCCTTCCTTAAATAACCTTCAATTAAAATATCTCCATTGAATTTTGACATAGTCATATCTTTTAGAATAAATGCATCATCTATATAGGATCTACCTTGTCCTCCAACTGGAGTTTTAGCATTATTTCCTCCTATTATTTTAGGTGCTATGAAGGATAATACTTTATCTACAATCCCTTGTTCTAATGCACTATAGTTTAGAGTAGATCCTCCCTCTAATAAAATACTGTCTATTTTCATTCTAGCTAATTGACTCATTAAATTAGCTAAATCTACCTTCCCATTTTTTAATGGAGTAATTATAACTTCTCCACCTTTTTCTTTAATTAATTGTATTTTTTTATTATCAATTTTTTCAGTTGTAGCTATAATTGTTTTTGATTTTGACTTTATTTTTAATACATTAGCATCTAAAGGAACTCTTCCATTTGTATCTACAATTATTCTAATAGGATCTAAATATCTATCACCAAGTCTTGTTGTAAGTCTAGGGTTATCCTTTAACACAGTACCTATACCTACCATAATTGCAGATACTTTATGTCGTATTTGATGTACATATTTTCTAGAAAATTCATTAGTAATCCACTTTGAATCTCCAGTATATGATGAAATTTTACCATCTAAAGTCATTGCTGTTTTAAGTATGCAAAATGGCTTATTCTGAGTTATATACTTTATAAAAATTTCATTTACTTTTTTTATTTCTTCTTGTAAAACTCCTACTTTAACCTCTATACCATTAGCTCTTAAAATTTCAATACCTTTTCCTGATACTAAAGGATTAGGATCTTTCATGCCAATAATTACTTTTGAAATACCCTTCTCAACAATGTTATTTACACAAGGAGGAGTTTTTCCAAAGTGAGAACAAGGCTCTAATGTAACATACATTGTAGCTCCCTTCACATCTTCTGTAGCATTATTAAAAGCATTAACTTCAGCATGAGGTCCACCATAAAATTCATGATAACCTTCTCCAATTATTTTTTCATCTTTTATTATTACTGCACCTACTAAAGGATTTGGGTTAGTATATCCTTCACCCTTTTTAGAAATTTCTATGGCTCTTTTCATATATTTTATCTCCATTTACTCCCTCCCAACTCTTATAATAAAAATATTCTTTTTTTATTATGTCCTTTATTAAAACTATTAATTATTATATTATTTGACCAAAAAATAAAGCTCTGAAGGTTTAACTTCAGAGCTTTATAAATATGTCATATTATATATAAATACATCAAAATAATATATAAACTTATATTTATTAATTAATTATATCTTCTTCCATCCAGACTTTACTGTCGGTCTTGGAATTTCACCAAATCAACCATATTTTCATATGGGTCGCGGACTTTACCGCCGGTCGGGAATTTCACCCTGCCCTGAAGATCTTATTCAATTTTATGTTTAAAATATATCATTGTTAATTAGTTTTTGTCAAGAAAAATCTTAAAAAAGTTAAATATTACATATTAGTCAATTCTTTTTCTATGCTTTTTAGTCTAGGAGTTTCCCTTGTCCATATATATATGCTTACTGTACTTGCTATGGTAAGTAACATAATCCTAAGTATCAGTTTATCCAAAACAAATATCACAGAAAATCCTATTGTAAGCCAGATTAAAAGTATTGCTCTTTTTTTAGCTTTTAAAGGTATCCCATTACCTTTTATATAGTCAGATACATATGGAGCTAAATATTTGTTATTTAATATAAACTTATATAATCTATCACTACTTTTTACAAAACAAGCTAAAGATAATAGTAAAAAAGGAGTAGTAGGAAGTACTGGTAATATTATTCCTATTGTTCCAAATATCAAACTTAAGCTTCCTATTATAATTAAAATTATTTTTTTCATCTTATTTTCCTTTATATTTTTTGGCTAAGCTATTACACTTTCATTATATTTATAACATTTTTTATATTTATTGTATCATATTTTCTTAAATATTTAATTATAAAAAACCACTTTTCAATTGAAAAGTGGTTTTTTATAATTAATAATTTGATTGTTTTATTTCAAAATATGCTTCTTCATGTTTACAAACTGGACACATTTTTGGAGATTTTTCTCCTACATGTACATGCCCACATTTACGACAATACCAGCTTTGCTCATTTTCTTTTTTGAAAACTAATTCTTCTTTAACATTATCGTAAAGTTTTAAATAACGTTCTTCATGATCTTTTTCTATTTCTGCTATTGATTTAAATGCAATTGCTATCTTTTTAAACCCTTCTTCTTCAGCTATTTTTGCAAATTCAGGATATATAGCAATAAACTCTTCATGTTCTCCATCTGCAGCAGATTTTAAGTTTTCAGCAGTAGTACCTACCTTACCTGCTGGATATGTAGCAGTGATTTCAACATCTCCACCTTCTAAAAATCCAAAGAATATTTTTGCATGTTGATATTCATTTTCTGCTGTTTGTAAAAAGAAGTCTGATATTTGTTCATACCCTTCTTTTTTTGCTTGTTTTGCAAACATTGTGTAACGATTTCTTGCTTGAGATTCTCCAGCAAATGCTTTTAGTAAATTTTGTTCTGTTTTAGTTCCTTTTAAACTTGACATTTTAATAAATTCCCCCTTAATTATATATATTTAACTTTAAAGACAACTTTTACATTTACCTTTAAAGTATAAATGCTTTTCATCAATTTGAAACCCTTTTAAAGTCCCGTCTTGTAATTTTATATCTTCTATTTCAAAGTCATACACTTCTCCACAATCAGTACATTTAAAATGTCCATGAAATTTAGTATCAGCATCATATCTTGTTTCATTCTCTTCTATTGTAATCATTGTAGCAATATTATTTTTCATAAATAAACTAAATGTATTATATACTGTTGTTTTAGATAATGTAGGCATTTCTTTTATCAAATCATTATATATCTTTTCTACAGTTGGATGGTTTTTATTTTTTGATAAATATTCATATATTTTTATGCGTTGTAGTGAAGGTTTTATACCGTGTTCTTTTAAATAATCACTTGTACTAATCTCCATAATCTTTCCTTCATCTCCTTACATCGCTCTTTATTTGTAATAGTTTTAAATTTGTAATGATTACAATATAATCATAATAGATTCTCATTAGTTTGTCAAGTATTTATTATAAATTATAATGAAGTTATATATATCAAATTCCCTAACTACTATAGTGACTTAATCTTATAATAACACATATTATATAAAAAGATATAAATTAAAACTAAAATAATATTATCCAGGAGGTATGTGCTATGGAATCTTTCAAATCCTTCTCTGGAATTGTTGTTATGATTGATCACTTTTGGAGAGGTAACTCTGATAGAATAGGATGTAATAAATTAATTTCTGTACAAAATCCAAATAGACAATTAGTAAATTTTGTAGTATCACCAGATACTTACTTTGTAAATAGAGTAATGGTGAATATAGGAGATAGAGTAAATGTGTTTTATGATGCAAATCAGCCTACTCCTCTAATTTTCCCACCACAATTACAAGCAGTGGTTATTAGTAAACCTTCACAACTTCAAAATGTAAAAGTAGATTATTTTGATAGAAATTTAATAAGTAGTGATGGGACATTACAATTAAATATTTCTCCTTCTACTCAAATAATGTTAGAAAATGGGCAGGTATTTTTAGGCGATATTAAAAACCGAAATCTAATTGTTGTATATGGTCCCAAAACAAAAAGTATCCCACCCCAAACTACACCATATAAAGTTATTGTCATGTGTTAATATATAAGATAAGAACTGACATGTCAGTTCTTATCTTATATATATTATTTACTTCTCTTCATATCCCTTAGGATTTTCACTTTGCCATCTCCATGAATCCCTACACATATCTTCTAATGACTTTTCACTAGACCAATCTAATTCTTTTTTTGCCTTTTGTGGATCTGCAAAACAAGTTGCAATATCTCCTGCTCTTCTATCTTTAATATCATAAGGAATTTTTGCTCCTGTAGCCTTTTCAAAATTCTTTACTACATCAAGTACACTATATCCCTTTCCTGTACCTAAATTATATGCATCTACTCCTGTTGTATTTAATGCTTTTTCAAGTGCTTTTATATGGCCTTTGGCTAAATCTACTACATGTATATAATCTCTTACTCCTGTTCCATCATGAGTATTGTAATCATTACCAAAAATGGATAATTTTTCTCTTTTACCTACTGCAACCTGAGTAATATAAGGCATCAAATTATTTGGTATTCCAGTTGGATCTTCACCTATTCTACCAGATTCATGAGCTCCTATTGGATTGAAGTATCTAAGAAGAGATATGCTCCAATCTTTATCTGATACATAAACATCCCTTAATATTTGTTCTATCATTAGTTTTGTACTACCATATGGATTTGTTGTACTAAGTGGTAAATCTTCTGTTAAAGGAGATTCATTATTCATACCATATACTGTAGCTGATGAGCTAAATACCATGTTTTTCACATCATATTTATCCATAAGTTCACAAAGAATAAGAGTTCCTGTTATATTGTTATGATAATATTTTAATGGTATTTCTACTGATTCTCCTACTGCTTTAAGTCCTGCAAAATGAATTACTGAACTTATTTCATTTTCCTGAAATACCTTTTCTAAATTTTCTCTATCTAATAAATCTACTTCATAAAAATCAAAATCTTTATTTGTAAGTTCTTTAATTCTCTTTAAAACTTCAGGTTTGCTATTAGAATAATTGTCTACTATTACAACTTCATAACCATCATTTAATAACTCAACAACTGTATGGCTTCCTATATAACCTGCTCCTCCTGTTACTAATACTTTCATATTATCCCTCCAAAATTATTATCTATATATATAATACCATAATTTTAATATATAATTAAAAAAAGATAGTTAGAAAAATTATAACTATCTTTTTTTATGTAAATTCCAACCTATAACTGCTGCTCCTAAAGCTCCAATTATTTGTGTATCTTCTGTTGAAAATATTCTTTGTTTTAATTTAGTTTCTAATATATTTTTAAGATTTTTACTTTTTGCAACTCCACCAGTAAATGCAATTTTCTCATTAATATTAACTCTATTTAATAAAGAACATGCTTTATCAGCAATAGAATAAAGTATTCCAGTGGCTATTTGTTCTTTTGGTTTACCTTGAGCTAAAAGACTTATTATTTCTGATTCAGCAAAAACAGTACACATACTACTTATATTGACAGGTTTTTCATTTCTACAAAAGTCATCAATATCATCTACATCTATTCCCAAATTATTCAAAGTCACTTCAAGAAATTTCCCTGTACCTGCTGCACATTTATCATTCATTATGAAATTTACTACGTTTCCATTGGAGTCTAAACTTATAACTTTACTATCTTGTCCTCCAATATCCAATATTGTTCTGATATTAGAATTTAAACTATATGCTCCTTTAGCATGACAGCTTATTTCAGTTATAGTTTTGTCAGCAAAATCCATGGAAATTCTACCATAGCCTGTCCCGATTATTTTAGAAATATCATCTTTACAAAGATTATTTCTATCAATCAGTATTTCAAATGCATTTTTTGATGATGATTTAGGACTCCATCCAGTAGGTATTATTAATGTATCTATTATATTGCCATTATATAATACAGCCTTTGTAGCCACAGAACCAGTATCTATCCCTATACTATACAAATAACCACCTCTATTTAAACCAATTTCTAGACTTTTTCTCTATAGTATGAATCCCACTTACTTCTATATCCTTATTTTCTTCTATAATTTCTTCTATTAAATGTCGTAATTCTGGATCTATAATTATAGATATACCACAACATTTACTTAAACTTCTAGGAGTAGGTGAAATAATATATTTTATAGATTTCTCTTTTAATTTTTTCTCGAGTGCTAAACCATCACTATGTGAAGGAAAAAGTATATAAGTTTGTTTTCTCAAAACATCACCTTTATATCGCTAACTCTTTATTCATACTTATCATTTCAAAGAAAGCCTCAAGTCTAGTATTAATCTGACCTGCATCTTGCATACTATAGTCACTTTCTATCATCATTACTGGTATACCTTCTTTATCTAATGCATCTTTAACCTTTTTATATTCAATAGCATAAGTATGACAGAAAGGAAGAGAATTATATATTACTCCATCTGCATTATATTCTTTATATAATCTAATAATATCTTCTATTCTGCCTTCATTTGGGCTAAAACATGCACAATTTATCCCCATATATCTATCTGAAAGTGCTTTAAGTCCACTATCTAAATCTGTTATATTCTCATCTACAAGTCTTTCAAAATATTTTGTACCAGTACATGCCTCTTCACAAACTACTGCTCCCCCACTAGTTTCAATTAAATGATGCATCTTCCAGTTTGGTATAGCCATTGGTGTACCTGTAAGTAATATTCTTGGAGTATCATCTTTAAATACTGATATATTTTTCTCTATTCTTTCTTCTAATTCATCACAAAGTTCATTTGTTTTTTCTATGAATCTATTTGGATCATCATAAAAAGCTACTTGAGTTATTAAAAGAGCATCCTTACCACTAATAGGTAGTTTTTCTGACTTTCTTGCATCATATAATCTTTGTAATACTCTTCTTTTATCATTAACAAGTTTTATTTTTTCTTTTAAACTTTCCAAAGTAACTTTATTTCCAGTTAAATCCTCAACTTTTTCCTTAAAAATATTTATTTCTTCTTTAAAATGGTCATAATCTTTTTCTCTTTTCATTTGTGGTAAATCCATGACATGCATTGGTGTATATTCACCTAGTATTTCCCAAGCTTTTTTCTTGCCATCACAAGTAGTCTCACCTACAAGCATATCAGCAGATTGAAAATATGGACATGTTCCACTTAATTTAGCACCTACTGAAGCTTTTATAAGAGGACACATATTTCTTGGTAAAACCTTTTCACCATCAGGAACCCAAAAATCAGACCCACCACATAATCCAACTCCTATCCCATCTGCAGCCATTATAACCTCATCTGGAACAAACACACAAAAACTTCCGAAAACTTTTCCTCCATCTTTTCTATGCTCATTCAACTCTTTTATTCTTAGACCATGAATTTCAGATACTACAAAATTAAAATAATTCATACCTTCTGCTCTATTTTCTTGTGTCATGTAAATATCCCCATAAAATTCTGGCAATACTTCACATAATTGATCATGCTTTTCTAAATCCATATCTAATGAATCCCATAGTTCTCTGTAATCTGCCATTTCATTTCCCCCTATATTATATAATCTATTCAGATTATATAATATTTAAGAAAATTAATTAACAATTATTCATAACTTTGATACTTAAAATACAAAGTATTTATTTTATCTATACTCTAAATCATCTTCATCCAAAATACTACTAACATTATAGATATTGAATTTTTCTCTTATTTCTGGATATGTCATAAAAAAACTAACTAATTTTTCTATTGATCTTATTGTATCAATACACAAGTAATGCTCCATTGCTTCTGCTTCTGCTTTTTCATCACATGAAGAACCTATAATATCCACAAATTCTCTTAGAATTCTATTTCTTTCAACTAAAAATTTTCCTTTTCTCTCTCCTTTTTCTAATACTTCAATTTTTTCATAAGGTTCATATTTTATATAATTTAGCTCTTTTAGTTTTTTCAGTCCCTTAACAACTGAAGGCATAGATACATTTAATGTATCAGCAATATCCTTATTTCTAATATCTTTTTCTTTTAATGATAATCTATACACTTCTTCTAAATAGTCCTCTAAACTAGGTGACAACATATAATCATTCCTTTACTATAAATTAATTTAAATATCATTAATATTTATTATACCCATTTTAATATGATTATTATATAAAGAAATTAGGGGGTTAAATCTTGCAAGTATTAAATATTATAATAATCTCTATAGCATTGGCACTTGATGCATCTGGTATAGCTTTTTCTATAGGTATAGATAGAAGACTAAAGAGATATGATAAACTTTTCTTTATATTTAGTTTTGGTTTTTTTCAATTTCTTTTAGCATTTTTAGGAGGTTATTTTGGATGTCTATTTAATATTTATGTATTTAAACTTTCTTCTATGATGGGAGGAATAATTATAATATTAGTGGGAATTTTTATGATAAAAGAAAGTTTAGATAACAATACTAAATTAGTAAAGTTTACTTTTATAATAAAAATTGCTCTAAGTATTTCTGTAAGTATAGATGCTTTTGTTGTAGGGTTTTCAACTTTTAACTCTATAAATTCTATGTTTATTATATTTGATTATTCAATAATTATTGGTTTAATTACAACTTTAATGACTAGTATAGCTTTTAATATTAGTAAAAAATTATCTAAAATAAATTTTATTAAAAAATATGCTGACCTATCTTCAGGAACAATTTTAATATTATTTGGACTTAAAATGATTTTATTTTAAATATGGTTAAAATTACCTCGTTTAAAAATGTATTCATTACATAAAATATTATTGCAACATAAAAACATATGAAGGTGAGGGAAAACACATGGCTAGAAACACTTCAAACAAATTAGTAGTACCTGAAGCTCGTCAAGCTCTTAATCAAATGAAAGCTGAGATAGCTAGTGAATTAGGTATGGCTAACTATGAATCTATGGATAAAGGTAACTTAACAGCTAGAGATAATGGTTATGTTGGCGGATATATGACTAAGAAATTAGTTGAGCAAGCTCAAAGAAACATGAGTGGAAAATAATAACTTATAAACATACTAAAAGATAGGTGAATATTCACCTATCTTTTTTATTATTCACCAGGAGTAAATGTTCTTGATCCTAGTTCTTTATTTAACATAAATAATCCTTGTGGACTATCTCCTATTCTTTCTAATTTTGCTATTATAGTTTTCATAGTAGCTTCTTCTTCTACTTGTTCATCTACAAACCAATTTAGAAAACTTATAGTAGCATAATCATTTTCTTCATGAGCTAATTTCATTAAATTATTAATTCTTTCTGTAACTTTTTTTTCATGTGCAAGTGCAGTTTCAAATGCGTCTTTTATTGATGAAAATTCATTTTTAGGTTCTTCCATTGAGCTTATTTTTACTCTACCATCTCTATCATTGATATAATCATAGAACTTTCTTGCATGGAATCTTTCTTCATCTGC comes from the Senegalia massiliensis genome and includes:
- a CDS encoding HAD family hydrolase; protein product: MFENIKTIFLDYDGTIHNSIKIYGPAFRKAYNYLVNIGEAPEKKWNDEEISYWLGFSSKAMWEEFMPDIDTDIRDKASKIIGREMVSQINSRKAVLYPHAIETLRYLKAKGYNLVFLSNCSIGYRDKAKEIFGLNSYFVEMACSEEYDYISKHEILAKLKKKYPIDMVMIGDRFQDIEAGKKNNILTIGCNYGFHKLGELDEADIRIDSIKQLKYIL
- the ribE gene encoding 6,7-dimethyl-8-ribityllumazine synthase → MKTYEGNLIAKGLKFSIVVGRFNEFIGSKLLSGAIDAFKRHGVEEEDIEIIWVPGAFEMPLVAKKLTKSEKYDGVICIGAVIRGATPHFDYVSSEVSKGIANVSLETELPVIFGVLTTDTIEQAIERAGTKAGNKGAEAAITAIEMANLLREI
- a CDS encoding bifunctional 3,4-dihydroxy-2-butanone-4-phosphate synthase/GTP cyclohydrolase II, coding for MYKFNTIEEAIEDIKAGKMIVVVDDENRENEGDLLMAAEKATAEEINFMAKYGRGLICTPMTKERVNELDIYPMVSVNTDPKETAFTVSVDSTETTTGISAEERAMTVQKLIDTTAISNDFNRPGHIFPLVAKEGGVLKRAGHTEAAVDLAKLANLYPAGVICEIMNEDGTMARVPELMEYVKEHNLKIITIADLIKYRRKNESLIERASEAFMPTKYGEFKIVGYVNKLNREHHVALVKGDVSDEKPVLVRVHSECLTGDAFGSLRCDCGDQFAAAMKNIEQEGRGILLYMRQEGRGIGLINKIKAYALQDKGMDTVEANIALGFPEDMRDYGIGAQILSDLGVRKVKLMTNNPKKLSGISGYGIEVVERVPIQMNHNERNEYYLKTKKKKMGHMLNFKEEK
- the ribE gene encoding riboflavin synthase encodes the protein MFTGLIEEIGIVDKIVKGINSSQITVKAQKVLEGIHLGDSISTNGVCLTVVDFGKNTFTIDVMPETMRRSNLKDLNSGSRVNLERAMKLGDRFGGHIVSGHIDGVGIIKGIEEEDNATWVSIESTYEVMKYIINKGSIAIDGTSLTVALVDDNIFKVSIIPLTKEETILLSKKVGNEVNLEFDMVGKYIERFMTFEKLDQPKSLIDINFLKENGFV
- the ribD gene encoding bifunctional diaminohydroxyphosphoribosylaminopyrimidine deaminase/5-amino-6-(5-phosphoribosylamino)uracil reductase RibD produces the protein MEIKYMKRAIEISKKGEGYTNPNPLVGAVIIKDEKIIGEGYHEFYGGPHAEVNAFNNATEDVKGATMYVTLEPCSHFGKTPPCVNNIVEKGISKVIIGMKDPNPLVSGKGIEILRANGIEVKVGVLQEEIKKVNEIFIKYITQNKPFCILKTAMTLDGKISSYTGDSKWITNEFSRKYVHQIRHKVSAIMVGIGTVLKDNPRLTTRLGDRYLDPIRIIVDTNGRVPLDANVLKIKSKSKTIIATTEKIDNKKIQLIKEKGGEVIITPLKNGKVDLANLMSQLARMKIDSILLEGGSTLNYSALEQGIVDKVLSFIAPKIIGGNNAKTPVGGQGRSYIDDAFILKDMTMSKFNGDILIEGYLRKEDR
- a CDS encoding YbaN family protein, with the translated sequence MKKIILIIIGSLSLIFGTIGIILPVLPTTPFLLLSLACFVKSSDRLYKFILNNKYLAPYVSDYIKGNGIPLKAKKRAILLIWLTIGFSVIFVLDKLILRIMLLTIASTVSIYIWTRETPRLKSIEKELTNM
- the rbr gene encoding rubrerythrin, producing MSSLKGTKTEQNLLKAFAGESQARNRYTMFAKQAKKEGYEQISDFFLQTAENEYQHAKIFFGFLEGGDVEITATYPAGKVGTTAENLKSAADGEHEEFIAIYPEFAKIAEEEGFKKIAIAFKSIAEIEKDHEERYLKLYDNVKEELVFKKENEQSWYCRKCGHVHVGEKSPKMCPVCKHEEAYFEIKQSNY
- a CDS encoding Fur family transcriptional regulator encodes the protein MEISTSDYLKEHGIKPSLQRIKIYEYLSKNKNHPTVEKIYNDLIKEMPTLSKTTVYNTFSLFMKNNIATMITIEENETRYDADTKFHGHFKCTDCGEVYDFEIEDIKLQDGTLKGFQIDEKHLYFKGKCKSCL
- the galE gene encoding UDP-glucose 4-epimerase GalE, whose protein sequence is MKVLVTGGAGYIGSHTVVELLNDGYEVVIVDNYSNSKPEVLKRIKELTNKDFDFYEVDLLDRENLEKVFQENEISSVIHFAGLKAVGESVEIPLKYYHNNITGTLILCELMDKYDVKNMVFSSSATVYGMNNESPLTEDLPLSTTNPYGSTKLMIEQILRDVYVSDKDWSISLLRYFNPIGAHESGRIGEDPTGIPNNLMPYITQVAVGKREKLSIFGNDYNTHDGTGVRDYIHVVDLAKGHIKALEKALNTTGVDAYNLGTGKGYSVLDVVKNFEKATGAKIPYDIKDRRAGDIATCFADPQKAKKELDWSSEKSLEDMCRDSWRWQSENPKGYEEK
- a CDS encoding acyl-CoA dehydratase activase, with translation MYSIGIDTGSVATKAVLYNGNIIDTLIIPTGWSPKSSSKNAFEILIDRNNLCKDDISKIIGTGYGRISMDFADKTITEISCHAKGAYSLNSNIRTILDIGGQDSKVISLDSNGNVVNFIMNDKCAAGTGKFLEVTLNNLGIDVDDIDDFCRNEKPVNISSMCTVFAESEIISLLAQGKPKEQIATGILYSIADKACSLLNRVNINEKIAFTGGVAKSKNLKNILETKLKQRIFSTEDTQIIGALGAAVIGWNLHKKR
- a CDS encoding DUF3343 domain-containing protein, translated to MRKQTYILFPSHSDGLALEKKLKEKSIKYIISPTPRSLSKCCGISIIIDPELRHLIEEIIEENKDIEVSGIHTIEKKSRNWFK
- a CDS encoding double-cubane-cluster-containing anaerobic reductase; this translates as MADYRELWDSLDMDLEKHDQLCEVLPEFYGDIYMTQENRAEGMNYFNFVVSEIHGLRIKELNEHRKDGGKVFGSFCVFVPDEVIMAADGIGVGLCGGSDFWVPDGEKVLPRNMCPLIKASVGAKLSGTCPYFQSADMLVGETTCDGKKKAWEILGEYTPMHVMDLPQMKREKDYDHFKEEINIFKEKVEDLTGNKVTLESLKEKIKLVNDKRRVLQRLYDARKSEKLPISGKDALLITQVAFYDDPNRFIEKTNELCDELEERIEKNISVFKDDTPRILLTGTPMAIPNWKMHHLIETSGGAVVCEEACTGTKYFERLVDENITDLDSGLKALSDRYMGINCACFSPNEGRIEDIIRLYKEYNADGVIYNSLPFCHTYAIEYKKVKDALDKEGIPVMMIESDYSMQDAGQINTRLEAFFEMISMNKELAI